The Medicago truncatula cultivar Jemalong A17 chromosome 4, MtrunA17r5.0-ANR, whole genome shotgun sequence genome includes a region encoding these proteins:
- the LOC120580142 gene encoding uncharacterized protein has protein sequence MINMQDTNQRLKNLSFQMEMMQEQIMDIQTNIQSTHGKQENNSNTFEEVRKIVEEGVDDTEEECSTMKMVEELEPLHPEEFPQERPYTEEAETVENEEVMEVTEKVDRILIKEESMEGKGKKVNKVEIDWIIDEICALFNKPKLGRIWTPHQLYFKFMEFLPTRSITKDDVLSVSFWPP, from the coding sequence ATGATAAACATGCAGGATACCAATCAGAGATTGAAGAATCTATCCTTTCAAATGGAAATGATGCAAGAACAAATCATGGATATTCAAACCAACATTCAATCCACTCAcggaaaacaagaaaataattcaaatacatTTGAGGAAGTCAGAAAGATTGTTGAAGAAGGTGTTGATGATACCGAGGAAGAATGTAGCACAATGAAAATGGTGGAAGAATTAGAGCCACTACATCCAGAAGAATTTCCTCAAGAACGGCCATATACTGAAGAGGCCGAAACtgttgaaaatgaagaagtgATGGAGGTGACAGAGAAAGTGGATCGGATACTAATCAAGGAAGAATCAATGGAAGGAAAGGGGAAGAAAGTGAACAAGGTGGAGATTGATTGGATCATAGATGAGATTTGTGCCTTGTTCAATAAACCAAAGTTAGGGAGGATATGGACTCCACATCAATTATACTTCAAATTCATGGAATTCCTCCCAACACGCAGCATTACAAAAGATGATGTGTTGTCCGTTTCATTTTGGCCACCCTAA